The Deltaproteobacteria bacterium genome window below encodes:
- the surE gene encoding 5'/3'-nucleotidase SurE — translation MPETKHSTDKRPLVLVSNDDGVWAPGIRALADSMRDMGAEVIVSAPDREQSAMGHALTVSRPLQRIEVAPGVTAWDGTPTDAVIMGVNVVLEGRTPDLVVSGINHGQNLGDDVTYSGTVSAAMEGCILGIPSVAFSLATKALDADYGPASKVAADVARWVLTHGLPPDTLLNVNIPAIPAAEIRGSKITIQGRRRYEQTVKTMEGPFNRKVYWIAGEQKVIETHDHADFNAVKDGFVSITPLHLNMTHFAALKMIVHIPTAFDK, via the coding sequence ATGCCGGAAACCAAGCACAGCACGGACAAACGCCCCCTGGTTCTCGTTTCCAACGACGACGGCGTCTGGGCTCCGGGCATCAGGGCGCTGGCCGATTCCATGCGTGACATGGGTGCCGAGGTGATTGTCTCCGCGCCCGACCGGGAACAGTCGGCGATGGGCCACGCGCTCACCGTTTCCCGTCCGCTCCAGCGGATCGAGGTCGCCCCCGGCGTCACTGCCTGGGACGGGACGCCGACCGATGCCGTCATCATGGGTGTCAACGTGGTCCTGGAAGGCCGGACCCCGGACCTCGTGGTGAGCGGCATCAATCACGGACAGAACCTGGGCGACGACGTGACCTATTCGGGCACCGTGAGCGCGGCGATGGAAGGGTGCATACTTGGCATTCCGTCGGTCGCCTTTTCGCTCGCCACGAAGGCGCTGGATGCCGACTACGGTCCCGCCTCGAAAGTGGCCGCCGATGTGGCCCGCTGGGTGCTCACCCACGGTCTTCCACCGGACACGTTGCTGAACGTCAACATCCCGGCCATCCCCGCCGCCGAAATCAGGGGTTCCAAGATCACCATCCAGGGCCGCCGCCGGTACGAACAGACCGTAAAGACGATGGAAGGGCCGTTCAACCGGAAGGTTTACTGGATCGCCGGTGAACAGAAGGTGATCGAGACGCACGATCACGCCGACTTCAATGCGGTGAAGGACGGCTTCGTGTCGATTACGCCGCTCCATCTCAACATGACCCACTTCGCGGCGTTGAAGATGATCGTCCATATTCCCACAGCATTCGATAAGTAG
- a CDS encoding integration host factor subunit alpha, producing MTKADFVEAVYQKVGFSKKEGAEIVEGMFEIIKETLTGSDRLKISGFGNFVVKSKRTRIGRNPHTGEEIKISARRVLTFKPSQVLKNILNP from the coding sequence ATGACCAAGGCTGATTTTGTCGAGGCGGTCTACCAGAAGGTCGGCTTTTCCAAGAAGGAAGGGGCCGAGATCGTCGAGGGGATGTTCGAGATCATCAAGGAGACCCTGACCGGGAGCGACCGCCTGAAGATATCTGGCTTTGGCAACTTCGTCGTGAAGTCCAAGCGGACCCGTATCGGCCGCAATCCCCACACCGGCGAGGAGATCAAGATCAGTGCCCGCCGGGTACTCACGTTCAAGCCCTCGCAGGTGCTGAAAAACATTCTCAACCCCTGA
- the pheT gene encoding phenylalanine--tRNA ligase subunit beta — MRVSVNWLSELLPGLKIPAAEIARVLTQAGLEVEAIHDPAVQWQGVVTARVVKVEPHPSADKLRLATVDAGGAEQKVVCGAPNCREGMIVPLAKEGARLPDGTVIQAAKIRGVESRGMLCSQSELGISADKSGLWELPEGTAAGLPLADVAGDGAVLEIAVTPNRGDALSVVGIARDLAALLRLDMAEPKFQLVESGPLAKDQVAVTVENGTDCPLYCGRIVKGIRVGPSPFWLSRRLQAHGIRAISNIVDITNYILLLHGQPLHAFDLALLPSRAIGVRGARAGEKLTTLDGIERQLFEGQLTIVSGDVPVALGGVMGGKSTEVTGKTADVFIESAWFHPSAVRKSSKATGLVSESSYRFERGIDPVRTGVALDHAARMMAELGGGEVSKGRIEVSSGGLRPRELDLRPARISRILGYEIPAATVTDVLARLGMKVSGGGAALKVTVPAARHDIEREIDLIEELVRVDGYEKVPATLPAVAAQPVSDLSPWAGIESLRSLLVARGLVECITYTFVSDRWPDQFRLAANDPRRTAVKLQNAIRSDESVMRTLLLPSIAAVAKFNADHGAGRLRLFELGRVYRPVKGESLPAERGVLAALIQSPEGKTFWEQESVRGETFFEMKALVEAIGPRFHAPLKTGSRAQEPFLHPGRSAEIVLNGQTIGVYGELHPETAAAYDLKGRIAVLELETGPLVSLLRNMEQLPETDRFPPVKRDFSFVVPDTVPAGSLTALIRQAGGEMVQEVEVFDLFRGGKLPEGTHSLAVAVRLRSREGTLTEDQIRAVESRVLERLKADLGVELRH, encoded by the coding sequence ATGCGCGTATCGGTAAACTGGTTGAGTGAACTGCTGCCGGGCCTGAAGATCCCGGCGGCCGAGATCGCCCGCGTCCTCACCCAGGCGGGGCTGGAAGTGGAGGCGATCCATGATCCGGCTGTCCAGTGGCAGGGGGTGGTGACGGCCCGCGTGGTGAAGGTCGAGCCGCATCCCTCGGCCGACAAGCTCCGGCTGGCCACGGTTGACGCCGGCGGGGCGGAGCAGAAGGTCGTCTGCGGAGCCCCCAACTGCCGCGAGGGGATGATCGTTCCGCTGGCAAAGGAAGGCGCCAGGCTTCCGGACGGGACGGTCATTCAGGCCGCGAAGATTCGCGGCGTCGAGAGCCGGGGGATGCTGTGCTCGCAGTCGGAGCTGGGGATCTCGGCCGACAAGTCCGGCCTGTGGGAACTTCCGGAGGGAACGGCGGCGGGGCTGCCTCTCGCCGATGTCGCAGGGGACGGCGCTGTGCTGGAGATCGCCGTGACGCCGAACCGCGGCGACGCATTGTCGGTGGTGGGAATCGCCCGCGACCTGGCGGCGCTGCTCCGGCTCGACATGGCCGAGCCGAAGTTCCAGCTTGTGGAATCCGGACCGCTGGCAAAGGATCAGGTTGCTGTCACGGTCGAGAACGGCACCGACTGTCCGCTCTACTGCGGGCGGATCGTGAAAGGCATCCGGGTGGGGCCGAGCCCCTTCTGGCTGTCCCGGCGTCTCCAGGCCCATGGTATCCGTGCGATCAGCAACATCGTTGACATCACCAACTACATTCTTCTGCTCCACGGCCAGCCTCTGCATGCATTTGATCTTGCCCTGCTTCCGTCAAGGGCCATCGGGGTCCGGGGCGCCCGGGCGGGAGAAAAACTGACGACGCTGGACGGCATCGAGCGGCAGCTTTTCGAGGGCCAGCTCACGATCGTTTCAGGTGACGTGCCGGTGGCGCTGGGTGGCGTCATGGGCGGGAAATCCACGGAAGTCACCGGGAAGACGGCGGACGTCTTCATCGAGAGCGCGTGGTTCCATCCGTCAGCCGTCCGGAAAAGCTCGAAGGCGACGGGGCTCGTGAGCGAGAGTTCCTACCGGTTCGAGCGCGGCATTGATCCGGTGCGGACCGGTGTGGCGCTGGACCATGCGGCCCGGATGATGGCTGAACTGGGCGGCGGCGAGGTGTCGAAAGGCCGTATCGAGGTTTCCTCCGGCGGCCTCCGCCCCCGCGAACTGGATCTCCGTCCGGCCCGGATCAGCCGTATCCTCGGATATGAGATACCGGCGGCCACGGTGACCGATGTGCTTGCCCGGCTCGGCATGAAGGTGTCGGGTGGCGGCGCGGCGCTCAAGGTGACGGTGCCGGCGGCACGGCATGACATAGAGCGGGAAATCGATCTTATCGAGGAACTGGTCCGGGTGGACGGCTACGAAAAGGTGCCGGCGACGCTGCCAGCCGTGGCCGCGCAGCCCGTTTCGGATCTCTCGCCGTGGGCGGGGATTGAAAGCCTGAGAAGCCTCCTCGTCGCCCGGGGACTTGTGGAGTGCATCACCTATACGTTTGTTTCCGACCGGTGGCCGGACCAGTTCCGCCTTGCGGCGAACGATCCGCGCCGGACGGCGGTGAAACTCCAGAATGCGATCCGCAGCGACGAGTCGGTGATGCGGACACTGCTGCTTCCCTCGATTGCCGCCGTGGCCAAGTTCAATGCCGATCACGGGGCAGGGCGTCTCAGGCTGTTCGAGCTCGGCCGGGTTTACCGGCCGGTGAAGGGCGAGTCGCTTCCCGCCGAGCGCGGCGTGCTGGCCGCGCTCATCCAGTCCCCGGAAGGCAAAACCTTCTGGGAGCAGGAAAGCGTCCGGGGTGAAACCTTCTTTGAGATGAAGGCACTGGTGGAGGCCATTGGCCCCCGGTTCCATGCGCCACTGAAGACCGGTAGCCGGGCTCAGGAGCCGTTCCTTCATCCGGGCCGGTCGGCAGAGATCGTCCTTAACGGCCAGACCATCGGCGTGTACGGCGAACTCCACCCGGAGACAGCCGCCGCTTACGACCTCAAGGGGCGGATAGCGGTGCTGGAACTGGAAACCGGGCCGCTGGTGAGTCTCCTGCGGAATATGGAACAGCTTCCTGAAACGGACCGGTTCCCGCCGGTAAAACGGGACTTTTCGTTCGTGGTGCCCGATACCGTGCCGGCGGGCAGCCTGACGGCCCTGATCCGGCAGGCGGGCGGAGAGATGGTCCAGGAGGTCGAGGTGTTCGACCTGTTCCGGGGCGGCAAGCTTCCTGAAGGCACCCACTCGCTGGCCGTGGCCGTGCGGCTCCGGTCCAGGGAGGGAACGCTCACCGAGGACCAGATCCGGGCCGTGGAAAGCCGGGTTCTGGAACGTCTCAAGGCCGATTTGGGCGTCGAGCTAAGGCACTAG
- the pheS gene encoding phenylalanine--tRNA ligase subunit alpha, protein MGTPDATPASRLKAVTEQGLAEIASAGSVAALQEIDTRYLGRKKGLVSDVLATLRNVPDAERAELGKAANAAKEQLTAAMEARRRELYSAELDQKLAAESLDITLPSRGVPLGRMHPVSQMEREVRDILLRMGFSVVDGPEVELDYYNFEALNFPADHPARDMQDTFYVAPGVVLRTHTSPVQIRAMLKRKPPVKVICTGRVYRCDSDQTHSPMFHQMEVLWIDEQITFADLKGVLRAFIRELFGPEQEVRLRPSFFPFTEPSAEVDIQCVFCGGKGCGVCKHTGWLEVLGAGMVDPNVLKAVNYDPEKVQGFAFGTGIERLAMLKYRIPDLRLFFENDVRFLGRY, encoded by the coding sequence ATGGGCACCCCCGACGCCACTCCGGCCTCCCGTCTGAAGGCGGTGACCGAACAGGGCCTTGCCGAGATTGCCTCGGCGGGTTCTGTCGCGGCGCTCCAGGAGATCGATACCCGGTATCTGGGCCGCAAGAAGGGCCTTGTTTCGGATGTCCTCGCCACGCTCCGGAACGTGCCGGACGCCGAGCGGGCCGAACTGGGCAAGGCCGCCAATGCAGCCAAGGAACAGCTCACGGCCGCGATGGAAGCACGCCGCCGTGAACTGTACAGCGCGGAACTGGACCAGAAACTCGCCGCCGAATCGCTGGACATCACCTTGCCGTCGCGGGGAGTGCCGCTCGGCCGCATGCATCCCGTTTCGCAGATGGAACGCGAGGTGCGCGATATCCTGCTCCGGATGGGATTCAGTGTCGTGGACGGGCCGGAAGTCGAGCTCGACTACTACAACTTCGAGGCTCTGAACTTTCCCGCTGACCATCCGGCCCGCGACATGCAGGACACGTTCTATGTCGCTCCCGGCGTGGTGCTTCGCACGCACACGTCGCCGGTCCAGATCCGGGCGATGCTCAAGCGCAAGCCGCCGGTGAAGGTGATCTGCACCGGTCGCGTCTACCGGTGTGATTCGGACCAGACCCATTCACCCATGTTTCACCAGATGGAAGTGCTCTGGATTGACGAGCAGATCACCTTTGCGGACCTGAAGGGCGTGCTGCGGGCGTTTATCCGGGAACTGTTCGGTCCGGAACAGGAAGTCCGCCTGCGGCCGAGCTTCTTCCCGTTCACCGAGCCATCGGCTGAAGTGGACATCCAGTGCGTGTTCTGCGGCGGCAAGGGCTGTGGCGTCTGCAAGCACACCGGCTGGCTTGAGGTGCTGGGAGCGGGGATGGTGGATCCCAACGTCCTCAAGGCGGTGAACTACGACCCCGAAAAGGTGCAGGGGTTTGCATTCGGGACCGGAATTGAGCGGCTCGCCATGTTGAAATACCGGATTCCCGACCTGAGACTCTTTTTCGAGAACGACGTCCGGTTTCTGGGCCGCTACTAG
- the rplT gene encoding 50S ribosomal protein L20: MPRAKRGTKARARRNKILNLAEGRRHGHRRLIKTARDSVIRGGKFAYRDRRVKKRDFRGLWIQRINAAVREHGLSYSQFIAALKKAGIELDRKVLAELALENPQGFKALVDQVQAAA, from the coding sequence ATGCCCCGAGCCAAACGTGGAACGAAAGCCCGCGCCCGCCGCAACAAGATACTGAACCTCGCCGAGGGCCGCCGTCACGGCCATCGCCGCCTGATCAAGACCGCCCGTGATTCGGTTATCCGCGGCGGCAAGTTCGCCTACCGCGACCGGCGGGTGAAGAAGCGGGACTTCCGCGGACTGTGGATCCAGCGGATCAACGCCGCCGTGCGCGAGCACGGACTGTCCTACAGCCAGTTCATCGCCGCGCTGAAGAAGGCCGGCATCGAACTGGACCGGAAGGTGCTGGCGGAACTCGCCCTTGAGAACCCGCAGGGGTTCAAGGCGCTGGTTGACCAGGTACAGGCCGCGGCCTGA